In the genome of Natronomonas salina, the window TCGTCGCCAACCGCGGCGAGATCGCGGTGCGCGTCATGCGCGCCTGCGACGACCTCGGCGTATCGACCGTCGCCGTCTACAGTGACGCGGACAAGCACAGCGGCCACGTCCGCTACGCCGACGAGGCGTACAACATCGGCCCGGCGCGCGCGGCCGACTCCTACCTCGACCACGAGGCGGTCATCGAGGCCGCCGACAAGGCCGACGCCGACGCCATCCACCCCGGCTACGGCTTCCTCGCGGAGAACGCCGAGTTCGCCGGGAAGGTCGAGGCCCACGACGACGTCACCTGGGTCGGCCCGAACTCCGAGTCGATGGAGCAGGCCGGCGAGAAGACGAAGGCCCGGAAGATCATGCGCGAGGCCGACGTCCCCATCGTCCCGGGGACCACCGACCCCGTCACCGAGGTCGACGAGGTCCACGAGTTCGGGGACGAGCACGGCTACCCCATCGCCATCAAGGCGGAGGGCGGCGGCGGCGGCCGCGGGATGAAGATCGTCCGCGACCCCGAGGAGGCCGAAGAGCAGCTGGAGACCGCCAAGCGCGAGGGCGAGGCGTACTTCGACAACGACTCCGTCTACCTGGAGCGGTACCTCGAGAACCCCAGGCACATCGAGGTGCAGATCCTCGCCGACGAGCACGGCAACGTCCGGCACCTCGGCGAGCGTGACTGCTCGCTGCAGCGCCGCCACCAGAAGGTCATCGAGGAGGGTCCCTCGCCGGCGCTCTCGGACGAGCTCCGCGAGAAGATCGGCGAGGCCGCCCGCCGCGGCGCCGACGCCGCCGACTACTACAACGCCGGCACCTTCGAGTTCCTCGTCGCGGAGGAAGAGCGCGGCGACGACGAGCTCCTCGGGCCGGACGCGGATTTCTACTTCCTGGAGGTCAACACCCGCATCCAGGTCGAGCACACGGTCACCGAGGAGCTGACAGGCATCGACATCGTGAAGTGGCAGCTCCGGGTCGCCGCCGGCGAGGAGCTGACGTTCTCACAGGACGACGTCGAACTGGAGGGCCACGCCATCGAGTTCCGCATCAACGCCGAGAACGCGGCGAACGACTTCGCGCCGGCGAAGGGCGGCGAACTCGAGACGTACGACCCGCCGGGCGGCATCGGCGTTCGCCTGGACGACGCGCTCCGGCAGGGCGACGACCTCGTCACCGACTACGACTCGATGATCGCGAAGCTCATCGTCAAGGGCGGCGACCGCGAGGAGTGCATCGCCCGCTCGGACCGCGCGCTCGCCGAGTACGAGATCGAGGGCATCCCGACGATCATCCCGTTCCACCGGCTGATGCTGACCGACGAGGAGTTCGTCGGGGGCACCCACACCACGAAGTACCTCGACCACCACCTCGACAAGGACCGCCTGAAGGAGGCCCAGGAGAAGTGGGGCACCGAGGAGACGTCCGCGAGCGCCGACGAGGACGTCGTCGAGCGGGAGTTCACCGTCGAGGTCAACGGCAAGCGCTTCCAGGTCAACCTCGAGGAGCGCGCCGAGATGGCCGCCAACCGACCCGCGCCGTCCGGCGGTGGCGGGGGCGGTGGAGGCGGCGGCGGAGGCGGTGGCGGCGGCAGCGCGCCGGCCGTCTCCGCGGAGGGCGAGGTCGTCAGCGCCGAGATGCAGGGTACCATCCTCGAGGTCAACGTCGCCGAGGGCGACACCGTCGAGTCCGGCGACGTCATCTGCGTGCTCGAGGCGATGAAGATGGAGAACGACGTCATCGCCGAGGTCGGCGGGACGGTCAAGGAGGTCGCCGTCGAGGAGGGACAGTCCGTCGACCAGGGCGACCCGCTGGTCGTGCTGGACTGAACCGCTGGGAACTACGGCAGAACTCTTCTTCGCGTCTTATCGCTGCTCGCTGACCGTCGTCTCCTCGCCGGCGGGGACGGCCAGCCACGCTTCGTCCGTCGAGACGTCGGCGATGACGAACGCCGCCTCGCCGTCGCACTCGTCGTACGACGCCTGCACCCGACGCTCGCACTTCGTCTTGATAATGTCCGTCGTCTCACTCATTATGGCCACACTCATCCGGTCTCGTACAAGAGTATTTCGTCTCCGTCCAATTATCACGGTCGAAGGTGAAACCTCGTCTCGTAAGCACCTCTCAACCCGCGAGGCCGAACTCCCGGGCGATGACGCGGGCCTTCAGCACGACGAAGCCGCCCGCGATGAGGAGGAAGGCGCCGACCATCCCGAGGGTCAGCGACTCGTCGAACACGACGACGCCGCCGAGCGTGGCGAAGATGGGGACGACGTAGGAGACGAGGTTGATCTCCAGGGGGCCGAACTGCTCGAGCAGCGTGAAGTAGAAGACGTACGCGACGGCGCTGGCGAAGACGCCGAGGTAGACGACGGCGACGAGGCCGTCCAGAGAGAGGGTGACGTCGGCGAGTCGCTCGCCGGTCGCGAGGCTGCCGCCGAACAGCAGCCCCCCGCCGACGAGCATCGCCCACGCCGTCATCGGGGCGGTGCCGATGCGCGGCGAGCGGACCCGGAGCAGGACGCTCCCGAGGGCGACGCTCACGGCGGCGGCGACGACGAACGCCATCCCGACGAGTTCGGAGTCGAGCAGGTTCGCCGGGTCGGGCCGGGCGATGATGCCAACGCCGACGAGTCCGAGGACGACCCCGGCCACCCGGCGGGCCGTGATGTCCTCGGCAGGCAGGAGCGCCGCGGCAAAGCCGGTCGTCAGCACCGGGATGAGGGCGTAGAGGATCGAGGCGATGCCGCTGGGCACCGTCTGCTGGCCGATGAACAGCAGGCTGTTGCCGGCGACGAGGAACGCGCCGGCGATGGCCACGGCGAGGCGGTCCTCGCGGGTGACCGGCCGCCAGTCGGCCCCCCGGACGACGAGGAAGCCGAGGAGCAACGCGCCGCCGACGACGTACCGCGCCGTCGCGAACAGCAGCGGCGGCAGCGTCTCGAGGCCGGAGCGGATGGCCGGGAACGACAGCCCCCACAGCGCCGAGAGCCCCAGGAACATTCCGAGGTTCCGTGCTCGTGTCATCCTTCGGCCCGCAGGGAGCCGGCGGAGGGAGGGACGCCGCCCCGTGAGCCGCCCTCGTCGCCGCCACGGCCCGCGAGCGGCACGCTACCCGCACCCACCAGGGTACTGGATCGTCTGTTCACGGCAGGGGTTCACAGCCCCGGTTGAAAAATCACCCGAGGACGCGCCGGTCCGAAGACACCCCGTAATGACGGCCAGTTCCACGGTTCTACGGCCCTCGGTGCGCCGCGTGGAGTGTCGGGACCCTCAGACGGAGAGCCGATGCGAGACGTTATACCGGGTGGGTCCGCACCTGGGGGCGATGGGACGTTCCGCCAGCGGTCTGCCCGTCGGTCCTCTGCTCGCTGTCGCCGGCGTCGGCGCCCTCGCCGTCGCGGGCCACCGGGCCTACGTCGCAGAGACGATCGAGCCGATACTCGCCCTCTCCCTCGCCCCGCTCGTCCTCGCCGGCGGGGTCCTCCTGGCGCTGGCCTACCTCGTCCGGTCGGTCCCGGACGGTCGCGGCCGCGTCCTCCTGTGGACCGCCGTCGCCGGCGTCGCCGTCGGGGCGACCGCCGACGCGACGCTGCTCCGGACCCGGGTGTACGACGCGCCGCTCGACCCGCTTTTGGTCATCGCCGCCGTCGGATCGGTCGGTGCCGCCGCCGGGGCCGTCGCCGGGTTCTTCGAGACGCGGCGTCGCAACGAGATCGCAGACCTGCGCGCACGCGCGACGCGAGCCGAGCGGACGATCGAGACCGCCGGCGGCTTCGCGGTCGCCCGCCTCGACCCGGAGGGGTACGTCGACGGGTGGAGCGACGGCGCCGAGGCGATACTCGGGTACTCCGCGGCCGACGTGGTGGGCACCCGTATCGACGTCGTCTACCCCGAGGGCGACGACCGCGAGGCGAAACAGCACCTCCAGCGCGCGCTCCGGACCGACCACGTCGACCTCGAGGGCGAGTTCGTCCGCGCCGACGGCGAGACCCTCTACGGGTCGGGTTCGCTGACAGCCGTCGAGAGCGAGGACGGCGACCTGCTCGGGTACCTGTTCGTCCTCGCCGACCGCAGCGAGGAGCGGGCCCGCCGAGAGGAGCTGGAGCGGCGCAACGAACAGCTCGAGGCCTTCGCGAGCATCGTCAGCCACGACCTCCGCAACCCCCTCAACGTCGCCATCGGAAACGTCGGGATGGCCAAGCAACTCGACGACGACGCGGAGAAGCTCGAGACCGCCGAGTCCTCCCTCGAGCGGATGGAGCGCCTCATCGAGGAGGTGCTGACCCTCGCCCGGGAGGGCGAGGACGTCGAGGAGTTCGAGCGCGTCGAACTGGCCGAGACCGTCCAGCTGGCCTGGAGCAGTGTCGACCAGATGTGGGCCGAACTGGAGGTCGACGACCTGCCGGCGATCACCGCCGAGGGCGAGCGCGTCCGGCGGCTCTTCGAGAACCTGTTCCGCAACGCCATCGAGCACGGCGGCGGAGACGTGACGGTCCGCGTCGGGATGCTCGGCGACGAGGGGTTCTACGTCGAGGACGACGGCGAGGGCATCCCGAAGCACAAGCGCGACGAGGTCTTCGACGCCGGCCACACGACGGGCGAGGACGGGACGGGGCTCGGCCTCGCCATCGTCCAGAGCATCGCCGAGGCCCACGGCTGGGAGATCGAGGCGGTCGAGGGCAGCGACGGCGGCGCGCGGTTCGAGGTCCGCGGCGTCCAGACGCTCGCGGAAGTCGAACAGTAGGGCGGGCACCGCCGGCCGGCGGCGAACCGACTCGCGCCGACCTCGCCTTCCCTCCGGGATTTGGCTGGATATAAATGGAGTGGCGTCGTTGAGTCGGCCATGTACTGCCCCGTGGACGAGACCTCGAGAGCCGCGCCCCGGTGCGTACCAGTCGTACGATGAGCGACGAGGAACTCGCCAAGGACCTCGGGCCGCTGGCGGCGCTGACCATCGGTATCGGGACGATGATCGGTGCGGGCATCTTCGTGTTGCCGGGGACGGCCGTCGCCCGGGCGGGGCCGCTGGCGACGCTCACGTTCGTCCCTCGGCGGCGTCATCGCGCTGTTCACGGCCCTGTCGGCCTCCGAACTGGGGACCGCGATGCCGAAGTCCGGCGGCGCGTACTTCTACATCAACCGTGCGCTCGGCCCCCTGTTCGGGTCGATCAGCGGGTGGGCCAACTGGATGGGGCTGGCGTTCGCCTCCGCCTTCTACATGTACGGCTTCGGCGAGTACATCAACGCGCTCGTCGGCGCGCCGGCGCTCTCGCTCGGCCCGCTGTCGCTGTCGGCCGCCCAGAGCATCGGGCTGGTGGGCGCGCTCCTGTTCATCGGCGTCAACTACGTCGGCGCGAAGGAGACGGGGGGCCTCCAGAACGCGATCGTCCTCCTCCTGCTCGGGATTTTGGGGCTGTTCACGGTGGTCGGCCTGCTGAACGCCGACCTGAACTCGCTGCGGCCGATCGCCCCGCCCGGAACCACCAGCGAGGTGCTGCCCGTCACCGCGATCGTCTTCGTCTCGTACCTCGGCTTCGTCCAGATCACCTCGGTCGCCGAGGAGATACAGGACCCGGGCCGGAACCTCCCGCGTGCCGTCATCGGGTCGGTGGTCATCGTCACCTCCGTGTACGTCCTCTTCCTGCTCGTCCTCCTCGCCGCGGTGCCGAACGAGCTCGTCGCCGGCAACGACACCGCGGTCGTCGAGGCCGCGGAGCTGCTGTTCGGCCAGTACGACATCGGGGGCTTCGACCTCGGCGGCCTCGGCTGGGGGCTGCTGTTGCTGGGCGGACTGCTAGCCACCGCGTCCTCGGCCAACGCCTCCATCCTCTCGTCGTCGCGCATCAACTTCGCGATGGGCCGAGAGAAGATCGTCACCCCGGAGCTCAACGAGATCCACCCGCGTTTCGGCACGCCGTACCGCTCGATCGCCGTCACCGGCGCGCTCATCATCGTGTTCCTGCTCGTGGGCAACCTCGAACTCCTCGCGACCGCGGGGTCGGTGCTCCACCTGATCGTCTACGGGCTGCTGAACATCGCGCTCATCGTGATGCGGGAGGCCGACCCGAAGGGGTACGACCCCGACTTCGAGGTGCCGCTGTACCCGTTCGTCCCCATCATCGGCGCGATCGTCTCCTTCGCGCTCATCGTCTACATCGAACCCCGGGTCATCGTCCCTCTCGGTGGCGTTCGTCGCCTTCGCCGCGCTCTGGTACCTGGTGTACGCCCGCGACCTCGTCGAGAACACGGGCGTCCTGGCCTCGTGGATCCTCGACCGCTCCGAGGAGATGCCCGACGCGGCGGTGTCGGCGGCGACGTCGGTGCAGCCGGCCGGCGACTCCTTCCGCGTCATGGTGCCGCTGGCGAACCCCGAACACGAGACGGAGCTCATCACGCTCGCCAGCGCCGTCGCCAAGCAGCGCGACGGGACGGTCGTCGCGGTCCACATCGAGCAGGTCCCCGACCAGACGACGCTGGCGGCCGCCCGCGACCAGGGCGATCACGACGATGCCGAGGCGATCCTGCAGGCCGCCCGGCGGGACGCCGAGACGTTCGACGTCGACATCGAGACGCACACGGTGCTCTCGCACCGCTCCTTCGAGGAGATCTTCGACGCCGCGCGGCGCTACGGCGCGGACATGACCGTCATGGGCTGGGGGCGCGGCAGTCCCACGACGCCCCGCACCGCGCGGAGGGGCTGGTCGACGAACTCGCCCGGTCGCTGCCCTGCGACTTCCTCGTCTTCCGGGACCGCGGGTTCGACGCCTCACGCGTCCTGCTGCCGACCGCCGGCGGTCCGAACGCCGACCTCTCGGCGGCCATCGCGAAGGTGCTGCAGTCCGAGTTCGGCTCCGAAGTGACGCTGTTCCACGCGGCCGACGACCGCGGGGAGGCCCGCGAGTTCCTCGAGCAGTGGGCGATCGACCACGACCTCGAGGACGCCAAGCTCCGGCCGGAGGTCGGCCCGGTCGAACCCGCCATCGC includes:
- a CDS encoding sensor histidine kinase; translation: MGRSASGLPVGPLLAVAGVGALAVAGHRAYVAETIEPILALSLAPLVLAGGVLLALAYLVRSVPDGRGRVLLWTAVAGVAVGATADATLLRTRVYDAPLDPLLVIAAVGSVGAAAGAVAGFFETRRRNEIADLRARATRAERTIETAGGFAVARLDPEGYVDGWSDGAEAILGYSAADVVGTRIDVVYPEGDDREAKQHLQRALRTDHVDLEGEFVRADGETLYGSGSLTAVESEDGDLLGYLFVLADRSEERARREELERRNEQLEAFASIVSHDLRNPLNVAIGNVGMAKQLDDDAEKLETAESSLERMERLIEEVLTLAREGEDVEEFERVELAETVQLAWSSVDQMWAELEVDDLPAITAEGERVRRLFENLFRNAIEHGGGDVTVRVGMLGDEGFYVEDDGEGIPKHKRDEVFDAGHTTGEDGTGLGLAIVQSIAEAHGWEIEAVEGSDGGARFEVRGVQTLAEVEQ
- a CDS encoding acetyl-CoA carboxylase biotin carboxylase subunit produces the protein MFDKVLVANRGEIAVRVMRACDDLGVSTVAVYSDADKHSGHVRYADEAYNIGPARAADSYLDHEAVIEAADKADADAIHPGYGFLAENAEFAGKVEAHDDVTWVGPNSESMEQAGEKTKARKIMREADVPIVPGTTDPVTEVDEVHEFGDEHGYPIAIKAEGGGGGRGMKIVRDPEEAEEQLETAKREGEAYFDNDSVYLERYLENPRHIEVQILADEHGNVRHLGERDCSLQRRHQKVIEEGPSPALSDELREKIGEAARRGADAADYYNAGTFEFLVAEEERGDDELLGPDADFYFLEVNTRIQVEHTVTEELTGIDIVKWQLRVAAGEELTFSQDDVELEGHAIEFRINAENAANDFAPAKGGELETYDPPGGIGVRLDDALRQGDDLVTDYDSMIAKLIVKGGDREECIARSDRALAEYEIEGIPTIIPFHRLMLTDEEFVGGTHTTKYLDHHLDKDRLKEAQEKWGTEETSASADEDVVEREFTVEVNGKRFQVNLEERAEMAANRPAPSGGGGGGGGGGGGGGGGSAPAVSAEGEVVSAEMQGTILEVNVAEGDTVESGDVICVLEAMKMENDVIAEVGGTVKEVAVEEGQSVDQGDPLVVLD
- a CDS encoding DUF7556 family protein, which encodes MSETTDIIKTKCERRVQASYDECDGEAAFVIADVSTDEAWLAVPAGEETTVSEQR
- a CDS encoding DMT family transporter encodes the protein MTRARNLGMFLGLSALWGLSFPAIRSGLETLPPLLFATARYVVGGALLLGFLVVRGADWRPVTREDRLAVAIAGAFLVAGNSLLFIGQQTVPSGIASILYALIPVLTTGFAAALLPAEDITARRVAGVVLGLVGVGIIARPDPANLLDSELVGMAFVVAAAVSVALGSVLLRVRSPRIGTAPMTAWAMLVGGGLLFGGSLATGERLADVTLSLDGLVAVVYLGVFASAVAYVFYFTLLEQFGPLEINLVSYVVPIFATLGGVVVFDESLTLGMVGAFLLIAGGFVVLKARVIAREFGLAG